A genomic region of Sarcophilus harrisii chromosome 6, mSarHar1.11, whole genome shotgun sequence contains the following coding sequences:
- the C6H11orf96 gene encoding uncharacterized protein C11orf96 homolog, translating into MAAAAAAAAKPPELMGICSSYQAVMPHFVCLADEFPQPALPTKLPRGKGKLRRPRQSRFKTQPVTFDEIQEVEEEGVSPMEEEKAKKSFLQSLECLRRSTQNLSLPREQLGSCKMRNSLDSSDSDSAL; encoded by the coding sequence ATGGCGGCAGCGGCGGCCGCGGCAGCCAAGCCGCCCGagctgatgggcatctgctccaGCTACCAGGCGGTCATGCCCCACTTCGTGTGCCTGGCCGACGAATTTCCGCAGCCCGCGCTGCCCACTAAGCTGCCCCGGGGCAAGGGCAAGCTGCGGCGGCCCCGCCAGTCGCGCTTCAAGACCCAGCCCGTGACGTTCGACGAGATCcaggaggtggaggaagagggGGTGTCCCCCATGGAGGAGGAGAAGGCCAAGAAGTCGTTCCTGCAGTCGCTCGAGTGCCTGCGCCGGAGCACCCAGAACCTCAGCCTGCCGCGGGAGCAGCTCGGCAGCTGCAAGATGCGGAACAGCCTGGACTCCAGCGACTCGGACTCGGCGCTCTGA